A segment of the Collimonas fungivorans genome:
CATCGACGCCCACGCCAAGGCTGCCCTGCTGATGGCCAGCATCCTGTTCGCCGCCGGCGTGTTCACCGGCATCATGACCAAATCCGGGATGCTGAGCGCCATGGCCAAGATGGCGGTCGGTTTCGTCCCGCCCTCCATGGCGTCGCATATCCCTGTGGTGCTGGGCCTGCTGTCGATGCCATTGTCGATGCTGTTCGATCCCGACTCTTTCTACTTCGGCGTGCTGCCCGTGATCGCCGAAGTCGGCCACATGCTGGGCGTACAGCCGCTGCATGTGGCGCAAGCCGCGCTGCTGGGCCAGATGACCACCGGCTTCCCCGTCAGCCCGCTGACGCCGGCGACCTTCCTGGTGGCTGGCCTGGCCGGCATCGACCTGGCCGATCACCAGAAATACACGTTCAAATACCTGTTCGCCGCGTCCGTCATCATGACCATCACCTGCGTCGTGATCGGCGTCTTTCCCCTGTGAGGCGCGTTTTAGATTAAGGAAACCAGCATGAGACATATCCGCATCGGCGCCGGCGCCGGCTACTCCGGCGACCGCATCGAACCCGCCATCGAACTGGCAGAGAAAGGCGAGATCGACTACCTGGTGTTCGAATGCCTGGCCGAGCGCACCATCGCCATTGCCCAGCAGGCCCGGATGAACGATCCTGCGCTCGGCTTCGATCCGCTGCTGGCGGAACGGATGCAGGCTGTGCTCGCCATCTGCAGCGAAAAAAAAATCAAGATCATCACCAATATGGGCGCAGCCAATCCGCTGGCCGCCGCCGCCATGGTCAGGCAGATTGCACAGGCCATGCACCTCAAGCTGAAAGTGGCGGCGATAACCGGCGACGATGTGCTGGATACCCTGAAAGCTGGCGACTACATCAGCGACCAGGACATCGCTGTCAATAGTCTCGGCGACAAGCTGCTGTCGGCCAACGCCTATATCGGCGCCGCGCCCCTGGTGGAGGCGCTGGCACAGGGCGCCGACGTGATCATCACCGGCCGCGTGGCCGATCCGGCGCTGTTCCTGGCGCCCTTGATCCACGAATTCAACTGGGCCATGGACGACTGGCATCGCCTCGGCCAGGGTACGCTGGTCGGGCATTTGCTGGAATGCGCCGGCCAGGTCAGCGGCGGCTACTTCGCCGATCCCGGCTACAAGGATGTTCAGGGACTGGCGCGGCTGGGGTTCCCGATCGGCGAGGTGGCGGAAGACGGTTCGGTGGTCATCACCAAGGTGACGGGCTCCGGCGGCCAGGTAACGCCGGCTACCTGCAAGGAACAGCTGCTGTACGAAATACACGATCCCGCCAGTTACCTGACGCCGGATGTGGTGGCCGATTTTTCCGCGGCCACCGTGCGGGAAATCGGTCCCGACCGGGTGCTGGTGCAAGGCGCTACCGGCCGCGCCAGGCCGGATACCCTGAAAGTATCGATAGGCTACATCGACAGCTACATCGGCGAAGGGCAGATTTCCTATGCCGGCCCGGGCGCGCTGGCGCGCGGCAAACTGGCGCAGGCCATTGTTGCGGAACGGCTGCAACTCAGCGCGGCGGTATTCGATGAAATCCGCTACGACCTGCTGGGCACCGACGCTATCCACGGCGCTGCCTTGTCTGCACAAGCGAGCGAACCGTATGAGGTACGGGTCCGCGTGAGCGCCCGCAGCGGCAGCATGCGCGATGCCATCCGCATCGGCAACGAAGTCGAAACGCTGTACACCTGCGGTCCGGCCGGCGGCGGCGGCGCCACCAAGACGGCGAAGGAAGTGGTCGCGGTGCAGTCATGCCTGCTGCCGCGCCGGCAAGTAACAACCTCTGTGCATTTCGAGTGAGGATGAAGATGAAACTACGCGAACTTGCCCATTCCCGCGCCGGCGACAAAGGCGACATCTCGAACATCTCGGTGATCGCCTACCAGGAGAAAGATTACGCGCTGCTGGAAAAATACCTGACCCCGGAACGGGTCAAAGCGCATTTCGCAGGCATCGTGCACGGCGAGGTGCTGCGCTATGCGCTGCCAAGCATTGGCGCGCTGAACTTCGTCATGCAACGCGCCCTGGGCGGCGGCGTCACCCGCTCGCTCGCGCTGGATGCTCACGGAAAATGCCTGAGTTCGGCGATAATGACCATGGAAATTCCAGACGATACCGATCCTTCCTGATCCATCCACCCCGCCAAGAAAGGAAGTCCATGAGAATGCAGATTGGCCGCTTGCCGACACAAGCCACACTGGCCCTTGCCCTTGCCACGCTGGGAGTCATGGCGTCGGCGCAAACGCTGTCACCGGAAACCCAGCGCTACCACGATATCTACAAAGAGCTGGTGGAAATCAATACCAGCCACTCCGCAGGCGACACTACAAAAGCCGCGCACGCGATGGAAAAACACTTGCTGGACGCCGGTTTCACGGCCAGCGATATCCAGGTGATCGAACCGTTCCCGCGCAAAGGCAACCTGGTGCTGCGTTTCAAGGGCAACGGCAGCAAGCAGCCGCTGCTGTTGCTGGCGCATATCGACGTGGTCGAAGCCAAGCGCGAAGACTGGAAAACCGATCCTTTTCAGCTGCAGGAAACCGGCGGCTATTTCACCGCCCGCGGCTCTATCGACGACAAGGCGATGGCCTCGGCTTTCGTCTCGGTGCTGAGCCAGCTCAAGCAGGAAGGATTCAAGCCCAGCCGCGACATCATCCTGGCGCTGACCACCGATGAAGAGCGTGGCGATGTAGAGAGCAACGGCGCCAAATGGCTGATCGCCAACAAGCCGGAATTGCTCAAGGCAGAGTTCGGCATCAACGAAGGCGGCGGCGGCGAGCTGCGCGACGGCAAGCCCAACCTGCACCGGATCCAGGTCGCCGAGAAAATCTATGCCACCTATGAACTGGAAGCGCGTGATGCCGGTGGCCACAGTTCGACCCCCACTGCCAGCAATCCGATCTATGCCATCGCCGCTGCCCTGAACAGACTGAGCGCCTACCGTTTCCCGGTGCACCTGGCCGAAGTCACCACCGGCTATTTCGCCCGCAGTGCGCCGTTTGCCAGCGGCCAGCTGGCCGCCGACATGCGTGCGGTCGGCAGCGGTAAGCCGGACGCCGCCGCGATAGAACGCTTATCGGCGATCCCCGACTACAACGCACAGTTGCGCAGCACCTGCGTGGCCACCATGGTCAGCGCCGGCCATGCGGAAAACGCGCTGCCGCAATCGGCCAAGGCCACGGTCAACTGCCGCATCCTGCCGCAAGACGATCCGGACGACATAGACCGCCAGCTCAAGCAGGTGATCAATAACGACAAGATCGCGGTGCGCTACACCAACAAACCGCTGCGCAGCCCGGCTTCACCGCTCAACGGCGACCTGGTGAAGACAGTCGAAGCGCTGACCCAGGACATGTGGCCAGGCGTGCCGGTAGTGCCGGCCATGAGCACCGGCGCCACCGACAGCAGCTATATGCGTAATGCCGGCATCCCGATGTACGGCGTCTCGGGCTTGTTCGTCGAGCCTTCCGACCGCCGCACGCACGGCCTCGACGAACGGGTCGAAATCCAGCGCGTTTACGACGGCCGCGAATTCCTCTACCGCCTAGTCAAGCGCCTGGCGCAATAGGGTAGCAAAAGCGCAGGAAAAAGAATCGACTCCGGCGCCAGCCGGAGCCGGCTTACTTTACTGCAGAATTCAAACGCAAGAACCAGAGTGTCCAGGGCCTGGATATGCCCTATGTTGCAGTTGTGCGGCGCCCGCCGCTTGCCAACTGACGGACACTCGCCATGAACTTTATCGAACTGCTCCTGCTCGCCGCGATCTGGGGCGCCTCTTTTCTCTTCCTGCGGATTGCCGCGCCAGAATTCGGTCCCTTCGCGCTGATTGCGCTGCGGGTCGGTATCGCCGCGCTGGTACTGGCGCCAGTGCTGCGCTCAGCCGCTGCCCGCAGCCAATGCCGCCGCAAGGCCTGGCCGCTGTTTGTAGTCGGCCTCAGCAATTCCGCGATACCGTTCGGCCTGTTCGCCTATTCCACCCTGTACGTGAACGCCGGCATCGATTCCATCTTGAATGCAACCACGCCGATCTGGGCTGCCCTGATCGCAGCTCTCTGGTTCGGGCAGGCCATGAACCGCAGCCAGGTCTGCGGCCTGATGCTGGGCTTGGCAGGGGTTGCGGTGCTGGTGTGGGATACGGCGGGCGCTGGCGTTGCGGGCGTGCCGCTGGCGATCGCCGCCGCGCTGCTGGCTGCCGTTTGCTATGGTTTCGCTGTGAACTATTCAAAGCGGCATCTGGCTGGAGTCCAGCCCCTGGTAGTCGCCTTCGGCAGCCAGTTGGCCGCCTCCATAGTACTGCTGCCGCCGGCGCTGCTGTCCTGGCCGCAACATGCGATCGCGCCCTCCATCTGGATTTGCGTCGCGGCGCTCGGCGTGGTCTGCACCGGCTTCGCCTATATCTTGTATTTCCGCCTGATCGAACGGGTAGGCGCAGCTTATGCTGCCTCCGTCACTTTCCTGATTCCGGTCTTCGGGCTGGTCTGGGGCGCCGTTTTCCTTAACGAAAAAATCACACCGGCGATGCTGGCCGGCTGCGCAATCACGCTGCTAGGGACTGCACTCGCTAGCGGCAAGCTGAACGGTTTGTTGGCAGGGAAGCGCAAAAGATTGGCGTGAACTGCGCGCGGCCATGACAAACAGGTATTGCCGCGTGCTAGGATAATGCCGAAAATCGACAGTTTATATAAACGTGCATCATCATTACGCTGGACGCCATGGGAAACCGATTCCCTTCCCGATCAACACTAAAAATGATTAACGAGACCCGCTGGCCTGCAGGGGTAAATCGGCGCGCAATGAGCCTCGGCTTGTTGCTGTCCTTGGTGCTGCATGCCGGTTTGCTCCAATTGTTCCGGCCTCACAAAACAATCGATACCGGCCCTACTGCGCAGGCGGCGATGACGCTGTTGCTGCTGCCGGCGGCGCCACCCCAACCAGCCTCGGTACGCACGCTGCCGCCGGCCAAGCCCGTTATCGTGCAGCGCGACCAGCGCCCTGCAAAATCTTCTGTACGCGCAAATACAATCGCCCCACTACCCGCGGCGCCGCCCGCCACCATCATCAGCGACACGGCAGCCCTCTCCCAGCCGGCCGACAAACAACCGCGCGTGGACTTGGACGCCGCATTGAAAACGGCCAGGCAGATAGCAACAGATCCCGCCGGCAGACGCAACGGCACTGCCGTCTCGCAATTGCAAACGCATCCACTCGAAGCCCGGCCGGACAGCCGCCTGGCGCAGGACATTCAACGCAGCGCGCGCGCCGGCTGCCTCGACGTCGGCCGTCCCTTTGGCTTATTGGCGCCGCTGGTGCTGGCTGCAGATGCGGTATTGTCAAAAAAAGATGGCGGCTGCAAGTGGTAACGCTTGTCCTTGTAGCCGGCTGCTTACGGTGTTACATTTTTCTCTTTTGCAATTCAAGGTCAGGGTCAAATAAATTATTCGACTCTGACCCTAATTAACTGCGGCAACGAAGGAGAGAAAACGATATGCGCGCCATCCTCAATTTCCTGTGGTTTGTGCTGGGCGGGGTGTTCATGGGCCTGGGCTGGTGGCTGGCAGGCGCCGTCGCCTTCCTCACGATAGTCGGCATCCCATGGGGCAAAGCCTGTTTCGTGATCGGACAGTTCACTTTCTTCCCCTTCGGCAGGGAAGCCGTGAGCCGCAAGGAACTGAACAACAGAGACGATATCGGCACCGGCAGCCTGGGCCTGGTCGGCAATATCCTGTGGTTCGTGTTTGCCGGCATCTGGCTGGCTATCGGCCATGTGCTGTCGGCCATCGCCTGCTTCATCACCATCATCGGCATTCCATTCGGCGTCCAGCACCTGAAGCTGGCCGGCATTGCGCTGGCGCCGATAGGGAAAACCATTGTGACGAAAGAAGTGGCGGCTGCGGCGCGCCGCCAAGGCGCGGAAGATAGTGTAGCCAAGTTGCGCGGCAACGCGTAGGCAACGAGAATCGCCGGGTTACGCTTATTTTTTACCGGTGCGGCCTGCACTTTGCGGCAAAGTATTTGCAACCGCGCCGCGCACTTCAAAACGGACCTGGTCAACCACGGCCATTTTATGGTCCAGCAATTCCAGCACATGCCGGCCGGGCCACGGCATCCAGTCGAAAGCAAGCTGCGGATCGGAAGCGGCTGCCTGGCGCTTGGCTGTCTTGCCATTTGCCTTGCCGGCCTGCGCCACCGGCATTGCCAGCAGCTTGCCATCCAGCCGCCACATGCCGCTGGACAAGCCATCGGCGGCAAACCGTATGCGCTGCCGCTGCGGCGGAATATCCGGGTCCAGCGCGACCAGCATGCCCGGCGTCGGATAACGGATGGCGATGCTGATGTCATCTGACTTGGCGGTGGTGATCAGGCTTTGCTCTGTCCCAGCCAGGAAATACTCCGGACGCGACGCTTCAAGCTTGTCCTGGTAGCGGATGTCCTGCTCCACCACGCCGGCCGGTTTTTTCGGGATCTGCTGCCGCAGCTGGTCACGCGTGTGCAGGTATTGCATCACTTCCTGCCAGATCGGCGCGGCGCCGGTCACGCCGGATACGTCCCACATCGGCAGGCCGGACGCATTGCCGACCCAGACGCCTACCGTATACCGGTCCGAATAACCGACCGCCCAGTTGTCGCGCATGTCCTTGGAAGTACCGGTCTTGACCGCCGCCCAGACGCGCGTCGAAAGCGCGTTCTCCAGGCCGAAGGTGCGGCTGCGGGCGCTGCGGTCGGACAAGATGTCGCCGATGATGAAAGCGGCGCCGGGATCCATTACCTTGCGCATTTTTACCGCAGGATCGCTCAGCGCAGTACGCACGCCGCTGTAGCGCCCCTGGTTGGCCAGCGCGCGGTAGGCATTGCTCAGCGCCAGCAAGCTGACGTCGGCGCTGCCCAGCGCCAGGCTGTAGCCGTAATAGTCGCCGGATTCGCGCAACTGGAAACCCAGTCCTTGCAGCCGCTCGAAGAAAGTCGTGGGCGTCACCGTCACCAGGGTCCGCACCGCCGGAATGTTCAGCGACGACGCCAGGGCGGTCCGCACACTGACCAGGCCTTTAAACTGCTTGTCGTAATTTTGCGGGATGTACAAGCCGCTGGCGGTCGGCAGGTTGATCGCCGAATCGTTCAGGATCGAGGCTGCGGTCATCCACTTTTTTTCGATCGCCAGTTCGTACAGGAACGGTTTCAAGGTCGAGCCAGCCTGGCGCAAAGCAACCACGCCGTCGACATCGGCCGCGTTCGAAAAGGAACCGCTGGAACCGACCCAGGCCAGCACGTCGCCGCTGGCGTTGTCGAGCACGACAATGGCGCCGTCTTCGATATTGCGTTCCACCAGCGCCGCCAGCTGGCGCCGCAAGGCATCGTTGGCAAAACGCTGCACGCCGCCATCCAGGGTTGAACGCACAGACTGCCCGGGTGTACGCAGCAGCTTGCGCGCCAGGTGCGGCGCCAGTTGCGGTGCGGTGGTGGTGACGATGACTTCCGAGTTGGAGCCGGTGCGCACCAGCGCCAGCAAGGTGAAATCTTCCAGACCCTTGCATTCATCTCCCGAGCGCTGTTCCCGCAAGATGCGGCAGGCGCGTTCGGCGACCCTGGCCGGCGTCGCGTTCGGGCCGCGGATCAGCGCCACCGCAATCGCCGCTTCGCGCTGGCTCAGGCCGCTGGGGTGTTTGCCGAACAATACCCGCGACAAGGCGTGTATGCCGACCAGCTCGCCCCTGAAACTGACCAGGTTCAGGTAGGCTTCCAGGATCTGGTCCTTGCGCCAGTTGCGCTCCAACTGCTGCGCCACTACCACCTGCGACATTTTCTGCCCGATCGAACGTGGCGCATTGCGCCGCCGCAGGTCGTCATCCAGCAAACCCGCCAGTTGCATGGTGATGGTCGAAGCGCCGCGGGTCTTGGTGTTCCACAGGTTGCCCCACGCTGCCGCCGCCACGGCGTTCCAGTCGACCCCGCTGTGCTGGTAGAAACGCCGGTCTTCCGACGCCACCAGTGCATTGCGCAGCGCCGGCGACACATCTTCCAGCGCCACCCACGACAGGCGTCGTTCGTTCGGATTCATGCGGACCTGCTGCAGCAGCTGGCCCTTGCGGTCGTACAGGCTAGCTTCGGAAGAACGGAACTCCTGCTGCACATCGGCGAAACTTTGCAGGGCGTGCACCGGGCCGGCACTTAAGGCCAGCACCAAGGCCAACGTCGGTGCAGCGCCCGGCGCCCAGCGCCTGATTCCAGTCGACTTCACTTCACCGTCCATTTCTGGTTAGGACTCTCACCAAACATTTCCGGCGCATACATCGCTTCCACCCGGGTCGGCGGCAAGCTGAATTCGCCTGGGTTGTTGATGCGGAAGGTGTATGTCATGGTGAATTTCCCCTTCGGCACGTACTCGTAATAGCTGCGGAACGCTTCAAAACTGCGTTCTTCGTACGTCACCCAGGCGCTGCCGCTAGGCCGTTCGCTGCTGGTGGCGATGGCCGAATCGCGGCCCAGGCCCGAACCCAGCAGGGTGGCGCCTGCCGGGATCGGATCGGTCACCACCACCCAGGTCATGTCGGTCTGCGCATCGATTTCGAGGTCGATCCGCACGATGTCGCCGCGCGTGTATTTGCCTTTTTCCTTTTGCTCGACCGGAACAATGTTCTTACTGATCCGGTAGCCGCTGGAGAACGGTTTCTTCAACACTACTGCAGCCAGGCTTTGCACCGTCACCCATGGCGCGCCGCTGCCGGCATGGCTCAGCTTCAGGTCTGCAGCAGCAGCGGACACCGGCCATGGCAATTGCAGCTTGCCGGCCTCGGCCACATTAGCTGTGGCGGGCCAACTGTAGCTCTGGCTGCCGCTGACGGTAGCGCCCTGCTCCAGGCTGGCCTTGGTCACGCCCGTCACTTTTTCCGACTCGAACTTGCGCGCGAACTTCTGCAACGCCAGCGAGCCCCACAGGTTGGCCGTAGTGGTCGACCAGTGGCCGCGCGACTGACGCTGGATGGCGCCGTTGATCAGCTTCGGCATGTCTTCTTTCCAGGCCGGATTTTCCAGCATGGTCAGCACCAGCCGGTTGGCGTTAACGTCGGCGCTGGCCATCAGCCACCACCAGTAGTCGCTGCTCTCGGTGGAGAAGCCCATGCGCGTGCTTTGGTAATTCAGACGCGAACGGATGATCTGGTCGGCTTCGGCCTGGCGCTTGGCGCGCTCTGGAATGCTGGAAACCCGTTGCAGGATGTTGATCCAGTCCAGCAGCGCCGAGGTCGGCCACAGGTTGGGCGAGATCTGGATCGAATCCAACATCGCCGGCCGTACCCGATCGTAGCGCGACAAGGCTTCCAGCGCCGCCAGCTTGCGCACGTCCAGGTCTTTCTGCGGCGACCAGAAATCGCGGGTGATCTTGCCTTCCACGAACGCCGCGAGGCCATCGAGCATCTTGTCGCGGCTTTGCTGCGGAATCGCAAAACCCGATTCCTGGGTTACCGCCAGCAGGTAAGCCGTCAATGTATCGCTGCCGCGGCGGGCATTGCCTTCGTTCGGCGGATAATAATAAGCCAGGCCGTCGCTATCCAGGTAGGTCGGCAAATCGTTCAATACCTTTTGCCACATCGCCTCATCGCGCAATCCTATCGCGCGCGAAGTCTTTTGCTCCAGACAAGAGAACGGATAATTGACGAAGTAACGGCGCAGGCCCTCGTTGCCGGAGGCTAGCGACGGCGCCAGCGAGATCGCCAGGCCGCCACGCCCCGGCAAACCGTCCGCGGGTGGCGCTACCGCCATGCTGAACGGCTTGTCGAGCTGGAACAGGGTGGCTTGCTGCACCGTCACCGGCACTGCAGGCACCACGCGCTGGGTGAACTTGATGCTGTCCTTGACCTTCGGTCCGCCCTGTTCCTGGGCATTGATCTCCCATGCCAGCTGGCCGACGTCCGCCGGTACTGTCACGGCCCACACCAGCTCACGGGTTTCACCGGCGGGAATGTTCTCATCCTTGGCCGCCAACGGCGTTGCCGCCAGGCCGGCGGCCTGCGCCGTGGCATGGACTTGCATGGCGCGGGTGGTGGTGTTGCGCACCGTAACCAGCGCGCTGAAATTGTCGCCTTCGCGCACCAGCGGCGGCAAGCCGGAAATCAGCTGCAGGTCCTGGGTCGAGCGGATGCTGACGGCGCCGGTACCGAACAGGCTGTCGCCGCTTTGCGCCACCGCCACGATCTTGAAGCTGGTCAGCGCATCGTTCAGAGGCACGTCAACCTGAGCCCGGCCGTTAGCGTCCAGCACAATCACCGGTTTCCACAACAGCAAGGTGTCGAACAGTTCACGGGTCGGCGATTTGCCGCCGCCGCCGCCGGCAGGAATCGCCTTGCGGCCGTAATGGCGCTTGCCGACTACCTGCATTTGCGCGGTCGAGGTTTCCACGCCGTAGCTGCGCCGCTGCAACATCGCCTCCAGCAGATTCCAGCTGCGGTTGGGCTCTAGCTCCAGCAAGGCTTCGTCGACTGCCGCCAAGGCTATCTCAGCGCCGGCAGCTGGTTTGCCGTTCGGCAGGTTGACCTGGATGTTCACCTTGGCGGTGGTGCGGATCGCATAGCTGGGCTGGTCGGCCTTGACCGTCACCGCCAGCTGGTTGGCGGCAGTGCCGACCGTGATTTCGGCAATGCCGTATTTATAGGCCGGCTTGGCAAGGTCGACGGTAGCGCTCGGCGCCTGGTACTCCTTGAATTCGCTCCACCAGTTCAGCGGCTCTTTCCAGCCCCAGGTAAAGAAGGAATACCAGGGTACGTCGCGCATGCGGCCGCGCACCGCCAGCACCGAGACGAACACATTGGGACCGTAACCGGCCTTGACCGGCAGGCTGAAGGTCGGATCTTGCCCGCTCAGCTGCACTACCTGGGTTTCGATCACGCCTTCGCGCTCTACCGCGACCAGAGCGGTGGCGTAGCGGAACGGCATGCGCACCTGGAACCTGGCGTTTTCGCCTGGCTGGTAAATCTTTTTCTCAGGCAGGATATCGATGCGGTCCTGGTTTTCGCCATCGAACCACAATTCGCCTTGCTTGGTGACCCAGACCGAGCTGCTGGCGAGCGCAGGATAACCGCTGCCGTCCTGGCCCTTGGCGGTGAGTTCGATATTGCCCGGCTCCAGCAGTTCCACGCTGCAGATCATCAAGCCGCGGGCGTCGGTCTTGCCGGAACACAGCGGTCCCAGGTCGCTGCCTGTAGCGGTGTTTTCGTAGGCATAGAAACCACCCACCATACGCTTGCGATGCGAATTGGTCTGTTTGCTGGAACCGCTGATTTCAATCGGCACGCCGGCTTGCGGCTGGCCTGCCGGATTGAGGGCAACCGCGGTCAGGGTCAGTTTCTTCTTGACCGAAACCCACTCCCCTGCTTTCAAGCCGACCACCACCGCCGAAGGCCAGATCGGCGTGACGCTCGATACGGTCTGGATTTCGCCGTTCGGATCGGCGTACGTCATTTCCGTCAGCAATTCCTTCGGCGCGGTGATGGCGGGCATGTCCTTCACCACGGTTTTGCCGGCGCCGTTCTTGTCCAAGGTCACCGGCAATTTGTCGGCTACGATTTTCTGGCTCTCGGCACTGCTGTCCTCATCGTTGCGCCCCGCTGCGAAAGAATAACCGTCGTAGCCGGAAAAACTGACCGACTTGCCGCGCAACAGGCTGGTGACGTGCACTGCCTGGCCGGAAGCGCCGCCGCCGTTGAGGTAATTCAGCTGCACGTCGAGCGGCACTTCCTTGGGCGCCACCAGGATCTTGGGCGGCGTGATCCGTCCCTGCAGCAAAGGCAGGCGGAATTCTTCGACGCGGAAGCTGCCGCTGCTGTAGCTGCGGCGATTTTCATCGTAACCTCCGCTGTCAGAATCAGCGTCGCTGTCTGCATCGCCGTCTGCATTACCGCCGCTAACGCCGCTCTTGACCTTGCCGCCGTCCAGCACCACCTCGTAACTGCCGAGCTTGGCCTCCTTCGGAATCTGGAACACGGTCTCGGCATTCTTCTGCCCGCGCCAGCTCAGCGCAAACTGATATTCCTGGCCGCTGCCCTGGTGGGTGATGCGCACCCGCGTCGGCAGCTTGTCGTTCGGCAGCAAGCCGAATCCCTGCATGGTCTCGGTGCGGATCACGTGTTTCATCGATACAGTTTCACCGGCGCGGAACAGAGTACGGTCAAATATCGTGTGCGCCCGCACGGTGGCGGATTTGTCGTAATCCATCGGCAGGTTGAAGCGCCAGGATTCGATACCGTCATTCCAGGAAGTCCGCGCAAAAGCCATGTCGGCGCGGCCCTTGTCGTCGGTCTTGCGGGCGCTGACAAAAAAGCCGTCGATATGCCCCGGCTCGTTGCTGTCGCCATTGCGGCAACCGTCTACCGGGAACTCCGGCACCATGGCGATCCCGGTCTTGTCGGTCTTGCCGCGCCACAGTTCGGTGCCGCGGCAATCGGAAATACGGACATCGGCATCGCTCACCGGTTTGGCGCTGTCGAGCGTGGTGACCCACACCGCGCCATTCTGGCGGCCGATCTTGACGTGCACCGACAGGTTGGTCACCAGCGCGCTGGTGCGCACATACATGGGCGCGGCCTTGCCTAGCAGCGAGGCGCCCAGTTTTTGCGATTCCAGTTCGACCACATAGAAACCGGGGTCTTTGAGCGGGATGCCGATCACTTCAAACGGCCGCACGCCGTCCTTGCTGTCCGGCGACGGCGGCAACGCCAGGGTCTTGGCGCCGGCCTGCTTCGCCAGCAAACCGATGCTGCGGGTTTCCACCTGCTTCTTGCCGATGGTGATGGTGGTTTCGTGATACTTCCTGAGCTTGGTCAGCCAGGCGATGATGTTCTGGTCGTCGCTGACTTTCAGGTTGCTGACCGTACCTGGATTGACCTTGCCGTCGGCGCTGCGGGCCAGCATGCCGGTTTCGACGCTGCGCAAGGTGACCGGCAAGGTGGCGTCGGCGTTGAGTTCAATGATGCCGAACGGCGCCGAAGGAAATTTCGCCAGCGGCGGATAATCCGCCATCCGCACTTTCAGCGGAAACGCAGCGGCATTCGACAGTGGCCGGCCAGTCTCGTCCTGGAAACCTTGCGGCAGGTTGACGCTGAGTTCCGCTTTCTCGGCAAATGGCGGCTTGAAGGTCAGCTGCGAAACGGTGTCGTCGGTATCGTTCTTTTCAAAAAACGGCTTCAGCTTGCCGTTGGCGGCGCTCAGCGTCACGCCTTCCGCCAGAGCGCGCGGGACCGGCGCAGTAAACAGGATGCGCAACGGCAGGATGGGCGCGCAGGCAGCATTGGCGTTCTCGCGCTCGCAACTGACGCTGGCGGTGAACGTCGGCCGCACCTTGAATTTGAATACTTGCGGCTGGCTGCTGGCAATGCCGGAAGCCGTGCTCACGCCTTTGTCCCAGGTCAGGCTGACCGCGCTGTCGTTAGGCAAGCGCTGCTGGCATTGCACGGTGCTGACCCGTTCCGGATTGATCTTGTCGGCAAAATGATCGAGCAGCTGCTTGCGTTCGGCGCCGGCGATGAACTTGACCGGAATCCGTTCATGCACGCCCTCGGCCTGGCAGTACACATGTTTCAGTATGCTGTCGCTGGTGGCGGCGCCGTTCTGGATCAGTATGAAGACTTGCTCTTCATCGATATGGTCGCCGCGCGGCATGATGTCGACCACCGCCGGGCCGCCGGTATTGAACTGGAATACGGTCTTGCCGCTGACTGCGGCGCCGGACAGCAGCTTGAACCCGGTTTTCACGGTGAAGCCGCAGCGTGTTCCTGGCGGTAGGTCGCGCACGAAATCGTAGATCCAGTTGCGCTCATCGGCCCAGCGCCCGCTGCCGGCTTCGGAACAGTTGATATCGAACG
Coding sequences within it:
- the pbpC gene encoding penicillin-binding protein 1C, whose protein sequence is MKSTGIRRWAPGAAPTLALVLALSAGPVHALQSFADVQQEFRSSEASLYDRKGQLLQQVRMNPNERRLSWVALEDVSPALRNALVASEDRRFYQHSGVDWNAVAAAAWGNLWNTKTRGASTITMQLAGLLDDDLRRRNAPRSIGQKMSQVVVAQQLERNWRKDQILEAYLNLVSFRGELVGIHALSRVLFGKHPSGLSQREAAIAVALIRGPNATPARVAERACRILREQRSGDECKGLEDFTLLALVRTGSNSEVIVTTTAPQLAPHLARKLLRTPGQSVRSTLDGGVQRFANDALRRQLAALVERNIEDGAIVVLDNASGDVLAWVGSSGSFSNAADVDGVVALRQAGSTLKPFLYELAIEKKWMTAASILNDSAINLPTASGLYIPQNYDKQFKGLVSVRTALASSLNIPAVRTLVTVTPTTFFERLQGLGFQLRESGDYYGYSLALGSADVSLLALSNAYRALANQGRYSGVRTALSDPAVKMRKVMDPGAAFIIGDILSDRSARSRTFGLENALSTRVWAAVKTGTSKDMRDNWAVGYSDRYTVGVWVGNASGLPMWDVSGVTGAAPIWQEVMQYLHTRDQLRQQIPKKPAGVVEQDIRYQDKLEASRPEYFLAGTEQSLITTAKSDDISIAIRYPTPGMLVALDPDIPPQRQRIRFAADGLSSGMWRLDGKLLAMPVAQAGKANGKTAKRQAAASDPQLAFDWMPWPGRHVLELLDHKMAVVDQVRFEVRGAVANTLPQSAGRTGKK